The Alcaligenes aquatilis genome contains the following window.
TCACCGGTCTGAGCTGTGAGGAAAACCTCTTGCTACCGCCCGCTATAGGGACTGCCCTGGGTGGTGGAATGTCACTGGTGCAGATCTATGAGCTGCTACCCAGCCTGGAGCAACGTCGCCACCATATGGCCACCCATCTGTCTACCGGCGAACAAAAAATACTGGCCATTGCGCGCTTGCTGCGCACAGGTGTGAATCTACTGCTGCTGGACAAGGTGTCCGAGGGACTGGCTCCGGTACAGGCCCAGGCACTTGGCAAGCTGATCTGCACCTTACGCCACGAAGGCTACACCATTGTGCTGGCCGAGCAATGCCCACAGTTCTCGGCGGAATTCAGCGATCAGTTTCATGTCTTGGAACAAGGGCAAATTATCGAGCGATTCAGCCGCAGCGAATTAAGCCATAAGTACGACGCCCTGCACGCACTCCTGGGGGTGTGAGCCCATCATCCGAGCTCTCTCACGCCCGCCTTTCTCTTTTCCAGCTCGTTACCAGGTGATGCAAAAAACACACATAGGGGTGAATTTGGCCCCGTATGAATTCTACTTACTTGATCTACAACAAGGTCAGGCGGTCAACTACCCCTGAAGCTTGCTTTGGATCAAATCTGCAAACCCAGCCCTCATTCACTCTGTAGGCTTTACACCCCCCCTACGGAGTCATTATGAAAGCCCGCCACTTGTTTCCCGGTCTGCACCTGTCCTTGCTCGCGGTAGGACTGGCCGCTGTTTTGTACGCGCCTCAAGGCCAAACACACGAAGCGGGTGATTTCTTGCTCAAAGGTGGCGTGACCTGGGTATCCCCAAAATCCAATAACGGCTCTGTGGCTGACGGCACCGTCAAGCTGGACGTAGGCAATAATGCCCGCCCCAGCTTCTCGCTGACCTATATGGCCACCCGCAATATTGGTATTGAACTGCTGGGCGCTTTCCCCTTCCAGCACAATATTGACAGCAATCTGGGCCGTATCGGCAAAACCAAGCACTTGCCCCCAACCCTGAGCCTGCAATACCACTTCCTGCCTGACAGCGACTTCCAGCCCTATGTGGGCGTGGGCGTGAACTACACCATGTTCTTTGACACCGAATCGCGCGGTGCGCTGGCGGGCTCCGACCTGAAACTGAAAAACAGCTGGGGTTTTGCAGCCCAGGTCGGTGTGGATTACAAGCTGGACAAGAACTGGTTCCTGAACGCCGATGTACGCTACATCAGCATCCGTCCAGACGTGAAACTGAACGGTCAGTCCATTGGTAAGGCCAAGCTGGACCCCGTGGTTGCCACCATCGGGGTCGGCTACCGCTTCTAAGCGCTGGCTTCTTCCTGCTCGCGCTTGCCCTGCCCCAAGCCCAGATAGCTTTCTATCACTCGGGGATTATGAGCCAGGTCAGACGCGGGCCCTTGCAGCACCACATCGCCCGTCTCCAGTACATAACCGTAGTCAGCCACTTGCAAAGCGGCACGAGCATTTTGCTCGACCAGCAAGATGGCCACGCCGGTACTGCGCAGTCGGGCGATGATCATGAAGATCTCCCGCACCACACGCGGCGCCAGGCCCAGGCTGGGTTCATCCAGCATCAGCACTTTGGGTTGCGCCATCAAGGCACGGCCTACGGCCAGCATCTGCCGCTCCCCGCCTGACAAAGTCCCTGCCAGCTGAGTACGGCGCTCTTTCAAACGTGGAAACAAGGTGTAAACCTTGTCCATGGTGTCGCGCCAGCCGGGATGACGGGCACGATAC
Protein-coding sequences here:
- a CDS encoding OmpW/AlkL family protein; its protein translation is MKARHLFPGLHLSLLAVGLAAVLYAPQGQTHEAGDFLLKGGVTWVSPKSNNGSVADGTVKLDVGNNARPSFSLTYMATRNIGIELLGAFPFQHNIDSNLGRIGKTKHLPPTLSLQYHFLPDSDFQPYVGVGVNYTMFFDTESRGALAGSDLKLKNSWGFAAQVGVDYKLDKNWFLNADVRYISIRPDVKLNGQSIGKAKLDPVVATIGVGYRF
- a CDS encoding ABC transporter ATP-binding protein, encoding MSSAQSKDIILKVDNLAAQYGKVTAVTGASLDVRAGSIVTVIGANGAGKSTLLNSMMGSLPSVGRSTGSVQYEGQEISHWEVERRVAAGISLVPERRELFGSMTVEDNLLLGGFRLYRARHPGWRDTMDKVYTLFPRLKERRTQLAGTLSGGERQMLAVGRALMAQPKVLMLDEPSLGLAPRVVREIFMIIARLRSTGVAILLVEQNARAALQVADYGYVLETGDVVLQGPASDLAHNPRVIESYLGLGQGKREQEEASA
- a CDS encoding ABC transporter ATP-binding protein — protein: MTRAALDIENLYACQREFPLLRGLSLQVAAGEICTVLSRSRAGRSAMLRAIAGLTDSRRGSIRIQGTETIHLSQHQLADLGVGYSPYEQSIFTGLSCEENLLLPPAIGTALGGGMSLVQIYELLPSLEQRRHHMATHLSTGEQKILAIARLLRTGVNLLLLDKVSEGLAPVQAQALGKLICTLRHEGYTIVLAEQCPQFSAEFSDQFHVLEQGQIIERFSRSELSHKYDALHALLGV